The segment CGCCAGGTTGGTGGCAGACGATGGTGTTGCTGTGGTGCGCCGCGGCGCCCCAGATTGTGTTTGCGGCGGACGGCAGCTTGGCCGATTTGATTGATAAAGTGGAGCCTTCCATCGTGCGCATCGACGTGACGATGGAGCAAGGCAAAGGCGTAGGGAGCGGATACGTGGTGCTGGCCGACGGCGTGTTGGCAACCAACTACCACGTGATTGCCGGCGCCAGTGAAGCGATGGCCACATTCAAGAACGGGCAACAAGCCAAGGTGGTGGGGACCCTGCTGCTGGATGAGAAGCGCGACATCGCCATTTTGAAAATCGACAAGCAATCGCTCCCTGTCCTGCCGCTGGCCGATGTGTTGCCCCGGCAGGGAGATTCGGTGGCGGCGTTTGGCGCGCCGGTGGGGCTGTCGTTTTCTGCGAGCGATGGCATTGTCAGCGCCGTTCGCAGCGGCAAGGAAATTTCCGACGAGGAGGAAATTCCCGGCACCTGGATTCAAACCACGGCCCCCATTTCGCCGGGCAATAGCGGCGGCCCGCTGGTGAATCGCGAAGGAAAAGTTGTGGCCATGAACACCATGGTGCTGCTCATCGGGCAGAATTTGAATTTTGCGATTTCGTCGCTCGACGTGGCCGATGCGCTGGAAAAAGCCAAGAATAAGCCCGTATCCGCACTGGCCGACGTGGCCGCCAAAGCCAAGCCGAAAACGCACAAGCGGGCGAAATCAAAAAATGAGCTGGCGGCCAAAGATATTCCGGCCGCACAGGTCGATGCGTTCATCAACGCCGGCCAAAAGCATTATAAAGACGCCATCGTCAACGCACGCACGAAACTGCGCGAAGCCAACGAAAAGTTGCGGGCCATGAAAAGCGGCACCACGAACAGTCCGTTCGCGCTGCAGGCGAAAGAGCAAGGAGCCGACTATTTAATTAACAATGTTCGCGGTCAAAACTTTTATTTGTTTCCCGATTCGGACACAAAGCAAAAGTGCATTGACGAGCAGCAAAAGGTGGCCGGCAAATGCGACGATTTGGTCAAGAAGCTGGAAGAGCCGCAGCAAGGCATGTTGAACTACCTGAAAAATGCCGGTCCCGAGTTGTCGCTGCAGACCGTGGGAGACGTGGGCTTTGTTCCCGAGTTAATGGTGGGGCTGATTGACGATGAAGACGAATTCCAAACCGTGTTGGGGCGCATTCCCGTGACGGTTCGCGGCTTGAATACCCATAAGCTGGCGATTGGCTCCAAGCTGGACGGCCGGGTGATGTACGTGGCCGACACCGAAACGTACGCGCTGAAATCGACCGAGAACCGCGTGAATGTGTTCGTGCTGCGCGAGGTGCCCGACGAAGTTCTGTTGGCGCATTTGAAGCCGACGGGCTCTGCTGCGACGGGTTCGGCCAGCACGGCAACCGGTTCCGCAAGCACGGCGACGGCTAAAACACCGGCGACTGGCAATTCGGCCACGGCAGCCGGCGGTTTATCAACTGGTGGTTCAGCAGCCGGTGGTTCATCCAGCGCGGCCAGCGCTACGCCGTCGACGGTCTCTGACTCGACGAGCACAAGCTCCAAAACCGACGCCGGTTCTGCCGCAAAGACGGACGCCAAGATCGACGATTTTCGCATGTGGGTCGACAAGACCGGCAAGTTCAAAATAGAAGCGATGTTCGTTGCCAGAGTGGACGACAAAGTGGTGCTGAAGCGCCGCAGCGGCGATATTCTTACCGTGCCCGCGGCGTCGCTGTCGCAGGCTGACCAAGATTTCTTGAAGGACAAAGCCAAGTAGCTACGCAGCCAAGCCAGTTCTGCTACCGTTGCGCGTGGGCGGCACTTGCTTCCCGCCACAGGCGCGGGTAATCTGGTCGGGAACGTCGGCCGCTTGGCAGGCAAGTGCTTGGGGCTCGACGTTTGCTTTGTCCTGGAGCCGCCGAATGAAATTCATCGAGATGCGCGGAGTTCAGCTAATGCATTTGCTGGGCCCCGAAGAAATAAAGCCGGAAGAGCTGCGCAAAGCCGGGCTAACCGACAAGTGCCTGGTGCGCGTCAATTTACAGGGGGATATCGAAGTCCGCCGCCGCAGCAGTTGGGATGTTATCGGCGGCTTGTTGGGAGATTTCGAACACCGCATCAAGCAGGAAACGGGGCTCGATTGGGCGTCTTAAAGCGGGACGCTGTCAAATGCGCTATCGGGCGCATGATTACCGTTGCATTTTCCCTAATTTCGCGCTGCGAAAATAGCAAAGCTCTTCTGCCACTGGGTTTGTGAAAGTGTATCAGTTTGGCGGAGCGTGCTTTGCCGTTTCCAAATAAACGTAAAAATGAGCCTGTTTGGTCGCTGGTCCGGTTTGTGCGCGCCGCCATGGCATGGTAAGCTGTGGCAACGCGTGTTTCTAGCTGGCCGGCGTCAACCCAGAACTTACCTACCTACCGCTGGGCCGGCATTGGTTCCTGCAATACTGAAGAGGTCGATTGCCACGACCGCTTTGGATTCCGCGATTAGGAAAAATAGGGCGACTTGGAAGCCGCAGTCGAACCGGGGCTGTTTGGCATCGCCAAGTGATTTGGCCTCCGGAGATTTTTCACCGTGCATCTTGACCATTTGCCTGGATCGTTTTTTGGCCCGTCGAATTTGGTCGATTTATTGCGCCATCGGGCGGCACATCAATCGGCCGACACCGCCTTCATGTATTTAGTGGACGGCGAGACCGACGAAATCGCTTGGAGTTATGCCGAATTGGATCGGCGCGTGCGGGCCATTGCCGCCTGGCTGCAATCGCTGGGTTTGCAAGGAGAACGGGCGTTGTTGCTGTATCCGGCCGGGCTCGATTTTATCGCAGCTTTTTTTGGGTGCGTGTACGCCGGCGTGGTGGCGGTGCCGGCTTATCCGCCGCGAAAAAACCGCTCGCTGGAGCGCATCGAAGCCATTGCCGACGATGCCGAAGCCAAAGTCGCCTTGACCACGCAAGAAGTGCTGGGCCGCGTGCAAGGGGTGCTCAGCGAGAATCCTGGCTTAAATTCGCTCCATTGGGGCGCGACCGATCAATTTCCCGCCGGCATGGAGCGTGATTGGCGCCATCCCGATGTGCACGGCGATACTTTGGCGTTTTTGCAATACACCTCCGGCTCTACCGGCACTCCCAAAGGCGTGATGCTCAGCCATGCGAATTTGATTCACAACTCGGCGCTCATTTGCCATGCGTTCGAGCATACACGCAGCGGCGTCGGCGTATTCTGGCTGCCCAGCTACCACGATATGGGCCTGATCGGCGGGATTTTGCAGCCCATGTATTGCGGCCGGCCGAACGTGCTGATGTCGCCCATGTCGTTTTTGCAAAAACCGTTGCGTTGGATGCGGGCCATCACGCGCTACAAAGGCACGGTCAGCGGCGGGCCGAACTTTGCGTATGATTTGTGCCTGAAGCGCATTACGCCGGAAGAACGCGAAACGCTCGATCTCAGCACCTGGTCGCTGGCGTTCAACGGCGCCGAGCCGATCCGCCCGGAAACCCTGGCCGATTTCACGCGCACCTTCGCTCCCTGCGGATTCCGCCCGGAAGCGTTTTATCCGTGTTACGGCTTGGCCGAGGCCACCTTGATGGTCACCGGGGGGTTCAAAACGTCTGTGCCGTTAATTCGCTCGTTTGATGCGAAATCGATCGAGAACAATCAGGCGGTCGATGTCCTGTCCGATGAAGAAGGCGTGCGCACCATCGTCGGCTGCGGGACAGCGCTGCTGGATCAGGAAATTGTCATTGTCGATCCCGAGGCCATGGTTCGCCTGCCCGACAGGCGCGTGGGCGAAATTTGGGTGGCCGGCCCCAGCGTGGCGCAAGGTTATTGGCGGCGGGCGGAAGAATCGGCCAATATGTTTCGCGCTTATTTGAAAGATAGCGATCGCGGACCATACCTGCGCACCGGCGACTTGGGCTTCGTTTGCGACGGGGAGCTGTTTGTGGCCGGGCGGTTGAAAGATTTAATCATCGTGCATGGCCGCAATCATTATCCGCAAGATATCGAGCAAACCGTGGAACGGGCCCATCCGCTGTTGCGCTCCGGGGCCAGCGGCGTATTTACGGTGGAAGTGGGAGGCCGGGAACGGCTGGGCGTAGCAGCCGAAATCGAGCGCGGCCGCAATCGGACCGCGGAAGAGTTGGAAGAAGTGCTGGCCGCCATTCGCCGCGCCGTTTCTGCCGAGCACGAAGTGCCCGTCGATGCCATCCTGCTCATCAAAGCCGGCAGCATCCCGAAAACATCCAGCGGCAAAATTCAACGACACGCCTGCCGCAACGGCTTTTTGCGCGGGACCGATTTGGAAGTTGTCGCTCAATGGCGCGGTTGGGAAAGCGCAAAGGCCGAGGCATCAGCGGCCGCTTCCGCGGCGTCGATTGCTGCTCCGGTCATTTTGTCGCTCAAGCCGGCGGCGGCCTCCTCGACCCCGCGCACCGCCGTCGAAGCGCTCTCGGGCACGCCCACCAACGGCCACGGCCCGCGAACCGGCGGCTTGGCCGATCGGCTTCCGCCGGTGTCGGACGAAACGGCGGCGCTGGTCATGGAGCAAATTGCGCGCGTGGCCAAGGAACGCGCAAAAGGCTTGACGCTCGATTCCAACATTTTGGAAATGAGCATGGATTCGCTGGAACGCATGGAAATTGTCGCCGCGCTGGAAGAAACCTTCGGCGGACGCTTTCCGGAGGAGGTGCTGCCCGACATGGTTTTGGTGCGCGACGTGGTCGCCGCCGTGGAAAAACATTTGGGGAAAACGCCCCGTAAGCGGCCAGTGGCGCTCGCTTCGGAAATTCCCGCCGCGTATTACAACATCGATCAATTTCCCGAATGCTTGGCGCTGGAGCAGCAAAGGAATTTGCTGGAAAGCACCGGCGTCATGAACCCATTCTTCAAGGTTCACGAGCGGGTCATTGACGATACCACCGTGATCAACGGCCGCGAGCTCATTAGCTGGTCCAGCTACAATTACCTCGGCATGTCGGGCGATCCGGCGGTGATTGCCGCCGCCAAGGAATCGTTGGATCGCTACGGCACCAGCGTTTCGGCCAGCCGGCTGGTTTCGGGCGAAAAAACCATTCACCGCCAACTGGAGCAGGCCCTTATCGATTTATTGGGCGTGGAAGATGCCATTACATTCGTGTGCGGCCACTCCACCAACGAAACAACCATCGGCCACATGTTCGGCCCGGGCGATTTAATTCTGCACGATGCGCTGGCCCACAACAGCATTATTCAAGGCGCTATTTTAAGCGGGGCGCGCCGCCGGCCCTTCCCGCACAACGATTGGCAAACGCTGGATCAATTGCTGGGCGAGCTGCGGCACGAATACCGCCGGGTGCTGATTGCCATTGAGGGCATTTACAGCATGGACGGCGATTATCCCGATCTCCCGCGGTTCATCGAAATTAAAAAGCGGCATAAAGCCCTGTTGTACATTGACGAAGCCCATTCGCTGGGCGTGATGGGCTTGCACGGCCGAGGCATTGGCGAGCATTTTGATGTGGAGCCCAGCGACGTCGATTTTTGGATGGGCACCATGAGCAAGGGGCTCGGCAGTTCCGGCGGATACATTGCCGGCAAGAAATCGCTGGTGCAGTATATGAAGTACACGGCGCCGGGCTTCGTGTTCGCCAACGGATTGCCGCCGGTGATTGCCGCCGCCGCGCTGACTGCCCTGCGCGTGCTGGAGGAAGATCCGGAACGGGTCGCTCGGCTGTCGGCCAACAGCAAGCTGTTTTTGTCGCTAGCCAAAAGCCGCGGCCTGAATACCGGCCGCAGCAAAGATTCGGCCGTGGTGCCGGTCATTTTGGGCAACTCGCTGCATGCGCTGCAGTTGTCGGAGGCGATGTTCAAACGGGGCATTAACGTACAGCCGATTCTGCACCCGGCCGTGGAGGAAAGCGCGGCCCGGCTAAGATTTTTCGTCACGGCCAAGCACACCGAGGAGCAAATACGCAAAACCGTGGATGCGGTCACCGAGGAATTGAAGAAAATCGATCCTTCCCATCTGCGGCATCACGGCGCGGCGGAATCGCAGCGCCTGAAAATTTGACCGACGCTCGAGGTCGGTTCGTAATTATAATGACATTGCAAATCCGCAAGCGGATGGATTTCGAGGCGATTCTTCCCATTTGAATCCCGATCCCTAACCTGCCCCTGGCCGTCCCCAGTGTCCAACGTCACGCTCACTCATCGCCTGATTCTGCCGGTCGATTCCAATCATCACGGCACGCTATACGCCGGCTCGCTGATGCGGATTGCTTTGGAAGCGGCCTATGGCACGGCATTTCGATTTATTGGTGACGACGCCAACCTGCTGCTGCGCCGCGTGCTTAGCATCGAATGCTACAAGCCGGTGCCGGTGGGCTCCTTCGTGGAAATTCGCGGAGTGATTTTGCATGTCACCCGGGCGTATTTGGTCACCGGGCTCATCGGCGCCGCGCTGCCGGGGCAAAGCGGTCCTTGGATGGATGCCCTGTTCGGCTTTGCCCAAGTGGACGACGACGGCCGAGCCACGGAATTTCCCGGCGATTTAACCGTTTCCGCGCCGGCCGCCGAATGGCGCAAGCTTCAAGAGCGCATGAAAAAGCTGCTGCGAATTCGCGGTCGCAACGGCGGCGAAAAATAGCGCGATATGAATGGGGAATGGGGAGTGTGGAGTGCGGGCTGCGGAACGTTAGGCGCGCAGCGATGACCGATATAATGACGAGGCATCGATTCCATGGCCGATCTCATTTTTAAACCGACCGTCATCGAGGCTGCCGGCAACAAGCCCAAGCTCATCGAGGAATTTTTCGGCCGGGTGAATTCGCAAACGGAAGCCCTAAGCGTGGCCCGCATGAATAGCCCGCCCGGCTGGGTCGAGCCGGGCCAAACGCCCGATTTCGACGAATATACCGTGGTGTTGCGCGGACTGCTGCGGGTAACTACTCGGGAAAAAGCCTTCGATGTGCGCGCCGGGCAGGCCATTCTGGCGCCGCGCGGTCAGTGGGTGCAATACAGCACGCCGGAGGCCGAAGGGGCCGAATACATTGCGGTGTGCTTGCCGGCATTCTCGCCGCAAACCGTTCACCGCGATGGCTAGCGGGGTAGCCGGAAGGCCACGCCTTCCGGTCCGGTCGCCGCGGCGACCGGCTATTGCTACAACATCAATCATCCGCACGCGGGCGGCGGCGTTGCTGCTTTTTCAAAGAATGCGAGCTTTTTTCGACACGGCGGCGTTGACGGGAAGCCTTGGTCGGCCTGGTTGGGCGTCGCCGCTTGGGAGGAATGGCGACGGCGGCGATCAGTTCGCGCAGCTTCTCCAAGCAATCGCGCTGGTTTTGGCCCTGCTCGCGGAAGCGCTGGCTGTTGATCACAATTTCGCCGCCGCCGGTCATGCGCCGGCCATAACGTGCCAAAAACCGTTCGCGCACATCGCTGGGCAGGCTGGAGCTGGCGCGCACGGCCCATCGCAGCACGGCTTTGGTGTTCACCTTGTTCACGTTTTGTCCGCCGGGGCCCGAGCTGCGCGCGTACGAGAACCGCAGCTCCTCGTCGGGAATGCGAATCCGGGAAGAGACAAACAGCATGCACGCCTCACGAAGTAACAAGTTGAGCAAACGCCGATTGGCTCTCGCGCAGCAAACTCTCGTAATTGTCGGGCAACATTTCGTCGCCGAACAACTCGATGTCAAAATCGCCATCGTAGCCGCCGTCGCATAAAGCGGAAACCAATTCTTTCAGCGGCACGCAGCCCTGGCCCAAAGGCGTGCGATGCTGTTCTTCATCAGGCGGATGTCCGTCAGCCAAATGCACAATGGCAATGCGCTGAGCCAGCCGCCGCGCTTGATCGAGTACTCCCTCGAAGCTGCCGGAATAGTAGGTATCGAACGAGAGCCGCACTTGCGGGCTTTCGACTTGCTCGATGATCGAAACCGCTTCCTCCAGCGATGTCAGAAACGTGCAATCGCAAGCGCAGGCCGGGTGCACGGGCTCCAGCGCCAGCACCACGCCATATTCGCCGGCGACGGGGCCCAATTCTTTCAGCGCCCCGGTGAGCAACCGCCGGGCGTGGCTGTGCGTGTGGCCGGCCCGGGCCCCGCTGTAAATGACCAGGCATTTGGCTTGCATGGCCGAGGCCAGTTGAATGGCATCCA is part of the Pirellulales bacterium genome and harbors:
- a CDS encoding trypsin-like peptidase domain-containing protein — protein: MRRMLSAAPGWWQTMVLLWCAAAPQIVFAADGSLADLIDKVEPSIVRIDVTMEQGKGVGSGYVVLADGVLATNYHVIAGASEAMATFKNGQQAKVVGTLLLDEKRDIAILKIDKQSLPVLPLADVLPRQGDSVAAFGAPVGLSFSASDGIVSAVRSGKEISDEEEIPGTWIQTTAPISPGNSGGPLVNREGKVVAMNTMVLLIGQNLNFAISSLDVADALEKAKNKPVSALADVAAKAKPKTHKRAKSKNELAAKDIPAAQVDAFINAGQKHYKDAIVNARTKLREANEKLRAMKSGTTNSPFALQAKEQGADYLINNVRGQNFYLFPDSDTKQKCIDEQQKVAGKCDDLVKKLEEPQQGMLNYLKNAGPELSLQTVGDVGFVPELMVGLIDDEDEFQTVLGRIPVTVRGLNTHKLAIGSKLDGRVMYVADTETYALKSTENRVNVFVLREVPDEVLLAHLKPTGSAATGSASTATGSASTATAKTPATGNSATAAGGLSTGGSAAGGSSSAASATPSTVSDSTSTSSKTDAGSAAKTDAKIDDFRMWVDKTGKFKIEAMFVARVDDKVVLKRRSGDILTVPAASLSQADQDFLKDKAK
- a CDS encoding aminotransferase class I/II-fold pyridoxal phosphate-dependent enzyme, whose protein sequence is MHLDHLPGSFFGPSNLVDLLRHRAAHQSADTAFMYLVDGETDEIAWSYAELDRRVRAIAAWLQSLGLQGERALLLYPAGLDFIAAFFGCVYAGVVAVPAYPPRKNRSLERIEAIADDAEAKVALTTQEVLGRVQGVLSENPGLNSLHWGATDQFPAGMERDWRHPDVHGDTLAFLQYTSGSTGTPKGVMLSHANLIHNSALICHAFEHTRSGVGVFWLPSYHDMGLIGGILQPMYCGRPNVLMSPMSFLQKPLRWMRAITRYKGTVSGGPNFAYDLCLKRITPEERETLDLSTWSLAFNGAEPIRPETLADFTRTFAPCGFRPEAFYPCYGLAEATLMVTGGFKTSVPLIRSFDAKSIENNQAVDVLSDEEGVRTIVGCGTALLDQEIVIVDPEAMVRLPDRRVGEIWVAGPSVAQGYWRRAEESANMFRAYLKDSDRGPYLRTGDLGFVCDGELFVAGRLKDLIIVHGRNHYPQDIEQTVERAHPLLRSGASGVFTVEVGGRERLGVAAEIERGRNRTAEELEEVLAAIRRAVSAEHEVPVDAILLIKAGSIPKTSSGKIQRHACRNGFLRGTDLEVVAQWRGWESAKAEASAAASAASIAAPVILSLKPAAASSTPRTAVEALSGTPTNGHGPRTGGLADRLPPVSDETAALVMEQIARVAKERAKGLTLDSNILEMSMDSLERMEIVAALEETFGGRFPEEVLPDMVLVRDVVAAVEKHLGKTPRKRPVALASEIPAAYYNIDQFPECLALEQQRNLLESTGVMNPFFKVHERVIDDTTVINGRELISWSSYNYLGMSGDPAVIAAAKESLDRYGTSVSASRLVSGEKTIHRQLEQALIDLLGVEDAITFVCGHSTNETTIGHMFGPGDLILHDALAHNSIIQGAILSGARRRPFPHNDWQTLDQLLGELRHEYRRVLIAIEGIYSMDGDYPDLPRFIEIKKRHKALLYIDEAHSLGVMGLHGRGIGEHFDVEPSDVDFWMGTMSKGLGSSGGYIAGKKSLVQYMKYTAPGFVFANGLPPVIAAAALTALRVLEEDPERVARLSANSKLFLSLAKSRGLNTGRSKDSAVVPVILGNSLHALQLSEAMFKRGINVQPILHPAVEESAARLRFFVTAKHTEEQIRKTVDAVTEELKKIDPSHLRHHGAAESQRLKI
- the arfB gene encoding alternative ribosome rescue aminoacyl-tRNA hydrolase ArfB, which encodes MLFVSSRIRIPDEELRFSYARSSGPGGQNVNKVNTKAVLRWAVRASSSLPSDVRERFLARYGRRMTGGGEIVINSQRFREQGQNQRDCLEKLRELIAAVAIPPKRRRPTRPTKASRQRRRVEKSSHSLKKQQRRRPRADD
- a CDS encoding sugar phosphate isomerase/epimerase family protein, translated to MPRLSMNEMTTYRWSFEEDVRHYCAAGIPAIGVWRRKLSDFGEQRGIELLKHSGLAVSNLLWAGGFTGSEGHTYRESIDDAVDAIQLASAMQAKCLVIYSGARAGHTHSHARRLLTGALKELGPVAGEYGVVLALEPVHPACACDCTFLTSLEEAVSIIEQVESPQVRLSFDTYYSGSFEGVLDQARRLAQRIAIVHLADGHPPDEEQHRTPLGQGCVPLKELVSALCDGGYDGDFDIELFGDEMLPDNYESLLRESQSAFAQLVTS